The following are encoded together in the Adhaeribacter arboris genome:
- a CDS encoding acyl-CoA dehydrogenase family protein, producing the protein MFLANQLICRLSFAIVLWGLAAGCRPKISFPDFNSQAWMSDSFACQSVRSKMIPELKKIKSKLEGLATTQVMGVLGKPDGEALLASNERIYYYYLQPGSQCQNSRELSTANKLMVRFDALERVKEVLFEQPIP; encoded by the coding sequence ATGTTTTTAGCTAATCAATTAATTTGCCGCTTGTCTTTTGCTATTGTATTGTGGGGATTAGCCGCTGGCTGTAGGCCAAAAATATCTTTTCCGGATTTTAATTCCCAAGCCTGGATGAGCGATTCCTTTGCATGCCAATCCGTGCGCAGTAAAATGATTCCCGAATTAAAAAAGATTAAATCGAAACTTGAAGGATTAGCTACTACCCAAGTAATGGGAGTTTTAGGGAAACCGGACGGCGAAGCTTTACTGGCCAGTAATGAGCGGATTTATTATTATTATTTACAGCCGGGTTCCCAATGCCAGAACTCCCGCGAATTATCCACGGCCAATAAATTAATGGTGCGCTTTGACGCACTGGAAAGAGTGAAAGAAGTTTTGTTCGAACAACCCATACCTTAA
- a CDS encoding DUF4199 domain-containing protein encodes MASNTPSLEKTGIRYGIYGGLAMIVYFLILKVIGLDSNDTVRFLGMLLIIVATGMAIYYYSRHKSKGMYYLSGLGIGFIVGLVSALVNGIFMFLYTYFVDQKFTADLRTQDYFGSNLSPLMLFGANALLGIMIGAFTGYITMMYFDRSRSEDKVRKEANEI; translated from the coding sequence ATGGCTTCCAATACTCCTTCCCTCGAAAAAACCGGCATCCGTTACGGCATTTATGGTGGTTTAGCGATGATTGTTTATTTCCTAATTTTAAAAGTTATCGGCTTAGATAGCAACGATACGGTTCGTTTTCTGGGTATGCTCCTTATAATTGTGGCTACTGGAATGGCTATATATTACTACTCGCGCCATAAAAGTAAAGGCATGTATTACCTGAGCGGCCTGGGAATTGGTTTTATTGTTGGTTTAGTAAGCGCCTTAGTAAACGGCATATTTATGTTCTTATACACTTATTTTGTGGATCAGAAGTTTACGGCTGACTTACGGACCCAAGATTATTTTGGCTCTAATTTATCGCCTTTAATGCTTTTCGGGGCTAATGCTCTACTAGGAATAATGATTGGTGCCTTTACCGGCTATATTACCATGATGTACTTCGACCGTTCTCGTAGCGAAGACAAAGTGCGCAAAGAAGCTAATGAAATTTAG
- a CDS encoding ABC-F family ATP-binding cassette domain-containing protein — translation MISTSNVSLSYGKRTLFEDVTIKFVPGNCYGLIGANGAGKSTFLKILAGEIDPRTGKVEIPANQRMAVLKQNHFEFDEFPVLQTVIMGHKRLYDIMQEKDAIYAKADFTEEDGIRASELEGEFADLEGWNAESDAATLLSGLGIGEDLHYSLVKDLSGNEKVRVLLAQALFGNPDILLLDEPTNHLDAESIMWLENFLDQFTNTVIVVSHDRHFLDSVCTHVADIDFGKISLYAGNYTFWYESSQLASKQRSEANKKTEDKRKELEEFIRRFSANASKSKQATSRQKLLNKLTLEDIKPSSRKYPHVQFKQEREAGNQLLHLEDISKSTEDGTLLFKDVTFTVEKKDKIAILGRNDLSASTFFKILMEETQPDKGTFKWGTTTNVAFFPKDNAEYFNTDLNLVDWLRQYSVEKDESFIRGFLGRMLFSGEESLKKANVLSGGEKVRCMLSRMMLQSGNVLILDEPTNHLDLESITALNNGLKDFAGTVLFASHDLQFVDTIANRIIELTPKGIIDKRMSYEEYLADENIKELRQKMYS, via the coding sequence ATGATTAGTACTTCCAATGTAAGTTTATCTTACGGTAAGCGGACATTATTTGAAGATGTTACCATTAAGTTTGTTCCCGGCAACTGTTACGGTTTAATCGGGGCAAATGGCGCGGGCAAATCTACTTTTCTAAAAATACTTGCCGGCGAAATTGATCCCCGGACTGGTAAAGTAGAAATACCAGCGAACCAACGCATGGCGGTTTTAAAACAAAATCACTTTGAGTTTGATGAGTTTCCGGTACTTCAAACCGTAATTATGGGGCACAAACGTCTGTATGATATTATGCAGGAGAAAGATGCTATTTACGCCAAAGCTGATTTTACCGAAGAAGATGGTATCCGGGCTTCGGAATTAGAAGGTGAGTTTGCCGATTTAGAGGGTTGGAACGCCGAAAGCGACGCGGCTACCTTACTTAGTGGTTTAGGCATTGGCGAAGATTTACATTATTCTTTAGTTAAAGATTTAAGCGGTAACGAGAAAGTACGGGTTTTACTGGCGCAAGCGCTTTTTGGTAACCCGGATATTTTACTGCTCGATGAGCCTACCAACCACCTGGATGCCGAATCGATTATGTGGCTGGAAAACTTTCTGGATCAGTTTACTAACACGGTAATTGTAGTGTCGCACGACCGGCACTTTTTAGATTCGGTGTGTACCCACGTGGCCGATATTGATTTTGGAAAAATCAGTTTGTACGCCGGGAATTATACTTTCTGGTACGAGTCGAGTCAATTGGCTTCCAAACAGCGTTCCGAAGCCAACAAGAAAACCGAAGACAAACGGAAAGAACTCGAGGAATTTATTCGTCGTTTCAGCGCCAATGCTTCTAAATCCAAGCAGGCTACTTCGCGGCAGAAATTATTAAACAAACTGACCTTAGAAGATATTAAACCTTCGTCGCGCAAATACCCACACGTGCAGTTTAAGCAAGAGCGCGAAGCGGGCAACCAGTTGTTGCACCTGGAAGATATTAGTAAATCTACGGAGGATGGCACCTTGTTATTTAAAGACGTAACCTTTACGGTAGAAAAGAAAGATAAGATAGCCATTTTGGGACGCAATGATTTATCAGCTTCTACGTTCTTTAAAATATTAATGGAAGAAACTCAGCCCGATAAAGGTACTTTTAAGTGGGGAACTACTACCAACGTGGCTTTTTTTCCGAAAGATAATGCCGAATACTTTAACACCGATTTAAACCTGGTGGATTGGCTGCGGCAATACTCCGTCGAAAAAGACGAAAGCTTTATCCGCGGCTTTTTAGGCCGGATGCTGTTCTCGGGCGAAGAGTCGTTGAAAAAAGCCAATGTTTTATCGGGCGGAGAAAAAGTGCGGTGTATGTTGTCCCGGATGATGCTGCAAAGCGGTAACGTTTTAATTCTGGATGAGCCTACCAATCACTTAGACTTAGAATCGATTACGGCTTTAAACAACGGATTAAAAGATTTTGCGGGCACGGTGTTATTTGCTTCGCACGATTTACAATTTGTGGATACCATCGCCAACCGCATTATTGAATTAACGCCGAAAGGCATTATCGACAAACGAATGAGCTACGAAGAATACCTGGCGGATGAAAACATTAAGGAATTAAGACAAAAAATGTATTCGTAG
- a CDS encoding lmo0937 family membrane protein, with translation MGNTLYIIAVVLIILWLIGFLGFPDAVGGLIHILLVIAVIAILLRLIRGA, from the coding sequence ATGGGAAACACTTTGTATATTATCGCCGTTGTGTTAATTATTTTATGGTTAATTGGCTTTCTGGGCTTTCCGGATGCCGTAGGAGGCTTGATCCATATTCTGTTGGTGATAGCAGTAATTGCCATTCTCCTGAGATTAATCCGGGGCGCTTGA
- a CDS encoding lmo0937 family membrane protein, with the protein MGNLLYVIAVILVILWLIGYLGFPSAVGGLIHILLVIAVIAVILRLIRRA; encoded by the coding sequence ATGGGAAATTTGCTTTATGTAATTGCAGTAATTTTAGTAATTCTTTGGCTAATTGGCTATTTAGGCTTTCCCAGTGCTGTGGGAGGCTTAATTCACATTTTGTTAGTTATTGCGGTTATTGCCGTTATTTTGCGGTTAATCCGTAGAGCTTAA
- a CDS encoding 2,3,4,5-tetrahydropyridine-2,6-dicarboxylate N-succinyltransferase, with translation MTLQQLIEEAWTDRTKLQEAQTTDAIREVIENLEKGRMRVAEPTGEGKWQVNQWIKKAVLMYFPIQKMETIKVGPFEFHDKMALKENYEQLGVRVVPHAIARYGAYVAKGVIMMPSYINIGAYVDEGTMVDTWATVGSCAQVGKNVHLSGGVGLGGVLEPVQASPVIVEDGAFIGSRCILVEGCHIGKEAVVGANVCITGSSKIIDVTQPEPVIYNGYVPPRSVVIPGSYTKQFPAGDYQVPCALIIGQRKESTDLKTSLNEALRENSVAV, from the coding sequence ATGACATTGCAGCAACTAATTGAAGAAGCCTGGACCGACCGGACCAAATTGCAGGAAGCACAAACCACCGATGCTATTCGCGAAGTAATTGAAAATCTTGAAAAAGGAAGGATGCGGGTGGCCGAACCTACCGGTGAGGGTAAATGGCAAGTAAATCAATGGATTAAGAAAGCAGTTTTAATGTATTTCCCCATCCAGAAAATGGAAACCATTAAAGTCGGGCCATTTGAGTTTCACGATAAAATGGCTTTAAAAGAAAATTACGAACAGTTGGGCGTGCGGGTGGTACCCCACGCTATTGCCCGTTACGGCGCCTACGTGGCCAAAGGGGTAATTATGATGCCGTCGTATATAAATATTGGCGCTTACGTGGACGAAGGTACCATGGTAGATACCTGGGCTACCGTGGGTTCTTGCGCGCAAGTGGGTAAGAATGTGCACCTGAGTGGGGGAGTAGGATTAGGCGGCGTTCTGGAACCCGTGCAGGCTTCGCCGGTAATTGTAGAAGACGGGGCTTTTATTGGTTCCCGGTGCATCTTAGTGGAAGGATGCCACATTGGCAAAGAAGCCGTAGTTGGCGCAAACGTTTGTATTACCGGCTCTTCTAAAATTATTGACGTAACGCAACCCGAACCCGTCATTTACAATGGTTATGTGCCACCGCGTTCGGTAGTTATTCCTGGTTCGTACACCAAACAATTCCCGGCCGGCGATTACCAGGTACCTTGCGCTTTAATTATTGGCCAGCGGAAAGAAAGCACCGATTTAAAAACCTCTTTAAACGAAGCTCTGCGCGAAAACAGCGTGGCAGTTTAG
- a CDS encoding glycosyltransferase, which produces MKKTRILLSSVLKPVNDTRMFEKIGATLARLPHTEVHIAGFPGEIPSTSERITFHPFHYFKRISWGRIKVQYQYWQLLRQLRPQLLIISTHELLFISIFYKLLYSGKIWYDVRENYFLNLTTQNTYSLFSKYIVAYIVRMVEYLTSPFINYYLLAERSYATELPFLKNKYIVLENKFKPSKSSVPTNKKFPVRLNSKKVKMLYSGTISEMYGIFEAVELARQLHQQHPGFSLTIIGYCAFPATLQKLQFFIQDKPYITLIGGDQLVPHQQVIQHIQQSDVGLLPYQPHPSTFNCTPTKLFEYLANGLPVLVQQNPYWANRVHQYQAGINLNFRTFNAQDLIEQLQKKAFFPRGIPTEMFWETEESKLIQLFTISF; this is translated from the coding sequence ATGAAGAAAACCCGCATCTTACTATCTTCCGTTTTAAAGCCCGTTAATGACACCCGGATGTTCGAAAAAATCGGCGCCACTTTGGCCCGTTTACCCCACACGGAGGTCCATATTGCCGGCTTTCCGGGCGAAATTCCTTCTACCAGCGAACGCATTACCTTTCATCCATTCCATTATTTTAAAAGAATAAGCTGGGGCCGGATAAAAGTACAGTATCAGTACTGGCAATTGCTGCGGCAACTTCGGCCACAATTATTAATTATCAGTACGCACGAGCTTTTATTCATTTCTATCTTCTATAAGCTGCTCTACAGCGGAAAAATCTGGTACGATGTCCGGGAGAATTATTTTCTGAATTTAACCACTCAAAATACTTATTCCCTTTTTTCGAAATATATAGTAGCGTATATAGTCCGGATGGTAGAATATCTTACTTCTCCGTTTATAAATTATTATTTACTCGCCGAAAGAAGCTACGCTACGGAGTTGCCTTTCTTAAAAAATAAATATATCGTTCTGGAAAACAAGTTTAAGCCAAGCAAGTCCTCTGTTCCTACAAATAAAAAATTCCCGGTTCGCTTAAATTCTAAAAAAGTTAAAATGCTTTATTCGGGAACCATCTCGGAGATGTACGGCATTTTTGAAGCCGTAGAATTAGCCCGGCAATTACACCAGCAACATCCGGGCTTTTCCCTTACCATAATTGGCTATTGCGCTTTCCCGGCAACATTACAAAAGCTGCAATTCTTTATTCAGGATAAGCCTTATATTACCTTAATTGGGGGCGATCAGCTCGTGCCGCACCAACAGGTTATTCAGCATATTCAGCAAAGTGATGTTGGGTTGTTGCCTTACCAGCCCCATCCCAGCACTTTTAATTGCACTCCTACTAAATTATTCGAATACCTGGCCAATGGATTGCCCGTTTTAGTGCAGCAAAATCCCTATTGGGCAAATCGCGTACATCAGTATCAGGCAGGTATTAACCTAAATTTTCGAACATTCAATGCGCAGGATTTGATCGAACAATTGCAAAAAAAAGCATTTTTCCCGCGGGGTATTCCTACCGAAATGTTCTGGGAAACAGAGGAATCCAAATTAATTCAATTATTTACTATATCATTTTAA
- a CDS encoding 3-oxoacyl-ACP synthase III family protein: protein MRKSKIAGVGHYLPEKVVTNADLEKIMETSNEWILERTGIEERRYFEPGKDTTANMGAKAAVKALEMAGLDKSQLDLIVFATLSPDYVFPGSGVLLQRDLGLKNIPAIDVRNQCSGFIYALSVADQFIKTGMYNNVLVVGSEIHSSGLDMTTRGRAVSVIFGDGAGAVVLTPSEDDTKGILSTHLHADGELAEELSCLAPSSNAPERLTHEMIENASIYPIMNGQTVFKNAVVRFPEVIMEALNKNGYQPSDIDMLIPHQANLRITSFIQQKMGLPAEKVFSNIQRYGNTTAASVPIALSEALAQGKIKSGNLVCLAAFGSGFTWASALIRWN from the coding sequence ATGAGAAAATCTAAAATTGCAGGAGTTGGTCATTATTTACCCGAGAAAGTAGTAACCAACGCGGATTTAGAAAAAATAATGGAAACCTCAAACGAGTGGATTCTGGAACGCACCGGCATCGAAGAACGCCGCTATTTTGAACCTGGGAAAGATACTACCGCTAATATGGGAGCGAAAGCCGCCGTAAAAGCATTAGAAATGGCAGGTTTAGATAAATCGCAGTTAGACCTGATTGTATTTGCTACCTTAAGTCCGGATTATGTTTTTCCGGGTTCGGGCGTATTGTTGCAGCGCGACTTAGGTTTAAAAAATATTCCGGCAATAGATGTGCGTAACCAATGTTCCGGTTTTATTTATGCCTTATCCGTAGCCGATCAGTTTATAAAAACGGGCATGTACAACAACGTGCTGGTAGTGGGCTCCGAGATTCATTCTTCCGGATTAGATATGACTACCCGGGGCCGAGCCGTATCGGTAATTTTTGGAGATGGCGCCGGCGCCGTGGTACTTACTCCTTCCGAGGATGATACAAAAGGAATTTTATCTACGCATTTACACGCAGATGGCGAACTGGCCGAAGAATTATCTTGCCTGGCTCCCAGCAGCAACGCTCCGGAACGGCTAACGCACGAGATGATTGAAAATGCCTCTATTTATCCCATCATGAACGGGCAGACGGTATTTAAGAATGCCGTGGTACGTTTCCCGGAAGTGATTATGGAAGCCTTAAATAAAAATGGTTACCAACCAAGCGATATTGATATGCTTATTCCGCACCAGGCTAATTTGCGGATTACCTCTTTTATTCAGCAAAAAATGGGCTTACCCGCCGAAAAGGTTTTTAGTAATATTCAGCGCTATGGCAATACTACGGCCGCTTCCGTGCCCATTGCTTTAAGCGAAGCTTTGGCCCAAGGAAAAATAAAATCCGGTAACTTGGTTTGCTTGGCGGCTTTTGGCAGCGGTTTTACCTGGGCCTCTGCCCTTATCAGGTGGAACTGA
- a CDS encoding metal-dependent transcriptional regulator, whose translation MLSYTEENYIKTIYKLAQIGNQEVNTNAIAEGLQTKAASVSDMLRKLSGKNIIYYVKYKGVSLTPEGQQIALQIIRKHRLWEVFLVEKLKFNWDEVHEVAEELEHITSPLLVQRLDEFLGFPKIDPHGDPIPTAEGIIDYPDQVVVANLGLNTSGVVSSVKDTQPLFLQHLDNIGLCLGMKITIVNQIAYDKSLEIKLDDHKTLLISHEVARNILVIV comes from the coding sequence GTGCTGAGTTATACCGAAGAAAATTATATTAAAACCATTTACAAGCTAGCGCAAATTGGCAATCAAGAGGTAAATACCAATGCCATTGCGGAAGGGCTGCAAACCAAAGCGGCTTCGGTGAGCGACATGCTTCGGAAGCTAAGTGGCAAAAATATTATTTATTATGTTAAGTACAAAGGAGTATCATTAACGCCGGAAGGACAGCAAATTGCCTTACAGATTATTCGTAAGCACCGGCTTTGGGAAGTTTTTCTGGTAGAAAAACTTAAATTTAATTGGGACGAGGTACACGAAGTAGCCGAAGAACTGGAACATATAACTTCTCCCCTGCTGGTACAGCGCCTGGATGAGTTTTTAGGATTCCCGAAAATAGATCCGCACGGCGATCCAATTCCAACCGCCGAAGGCATTATAGATTACCCGGACCAAGTGGTGGTAGCAAATTTGGGCCTTAATACCAGCGGGGTAGTGAGTAGCGTTAAGGATACCCAACCCCTATTTCTACAACACCTGGATAATATAGGACTATGTTTGGGTATGAAAATAACGATCGTGAATCAGATTGCTTACGATAAATCTTTGGAAATTAAACTGGATGATCATAAAACCTTATTGATTTCGCACGAAGTTGCCCGGAACATCCTGGTAATTGTTTAA
- a CDS encoding Nramp family divalent metal transporter, producing the protein MLNQNTLPRSKSLEEVNASVDTTHQKSFWRKLFAFMGPAYLVSVGYMDPGNWATDIAGGSQFGYKLIWVLLMSNLMALLLQSLSARLGVVRGKDLAQASRESYPKIINIPLYILAEIAIAACDLAEVLGMAIGLQLLFGWPLIWGVSLTVLDTFLLLFLINQGMRKMEAFILVLVSIIGGAFVLEMLFAKPAFSDIASGLIPSIPNNTALYIAIGIIGATVMPHNLYLHSSLVQTRKFERSIDGIRKAIKFNFIDSAIALNLALFVNAAILILAATAFHKNGMFAVAEIKDAHKFLAPLLGTKWAPILFAVALIAAGQSSTLTGTLAGQIVMEGYLNLRIQPWLRRMITRLLAVGPALFVIIYFGEEYTSKLLVLSQVILSMQLGFAVIPLIHFVSNRNGMGEFVIGTWIKIGAWLAATVIILLNIKLVFEEISGWLATASHPTVIWLTAVPLAVAALFLLLYITFQPLVVNALRPHTVAPHHRAVEYQPLAKPIYSRIAITLDFSEVDKHVINNALAIGNQAAEYVLIHIVETAGALVWGEDIEDFETSSDQKNLDRYAKDLREKGYRIKVELGYGNPKKCIPKIVKNFDAELLVMGSHGHRLMKDLILGTTIDSVRHSVKIPVLVV; encoded by the coding sequence ATGTTAAATCAAAATACTTTACCCAGGAGTAAATCTTTAGAAGAAGTAAATGCCTCGGTAGATACCACCCACCAGAAAAGTTTTTGGCGAAAATTATTCGCTTTTATGGGACCTGCCTACCTGGTAAGTGTCGGCTACATGGACCCAGGAAACTGGGCGACCGACATTGCCGGGGGCAGTCAGTTCGGCTACAAGTTAATTTGGGTATTACTTATGTCGAACTTAATGGCGCTGCTGCTGCAAAGCTTAAGTGCGCGCCTGGGAGTAGTCCGGGGCAAAGATTTAGCCCAGGCCTCCCGCGAATCGTACCCCAAAATCATTAATATTCCGCTTTATATCTTAGCCGAAATAGCTATTGCTGCCTGCGACCTGGCCGAAGTACTGGGAATGGCGATTGGTTTACAGCTTTTGTTTGGGTGGCCGTTAATTTGGGGCGTAAGTTTAACCGTGCTCGATACCTTCCTGCTCTTATTTTTGATTAACCAAGGCATGCGCAAAATGGAAGCCTTCATTTTGGTGCTGGTGAGTATTATTGGGGGCGCTTTTGTGCTCGAAATGCTTTTTGCCAAACCGGCATTTAGCGATATTGCTTCTGGCCTAATCCCAAGTATCCCGAATAACACTGCTTTGTACATTGCCATTGGTATTATCGGCGCCACGGTTATGCCGCATAATTTGTATTTGCATTCGTCGCTGGTGCAAACGCGTAAGTTCGAACGGTCTATCGATGGAATCAGAAAGGCTATAAAATTTAATTTTATTGATTCCGCCATTGCCTTAAACCTGGCCTTGTTCGTAAACGCCGCCATCTTAATTTTAGCGGCCACCGCTTTTCATAAAAACGGCATGTTTGCGGTTGCTGAAATAAAAGATGCGCACAAATTCTTAGCTCCTTTATTGGGTACTAAATGGGCACCCATCTTATTTGCCGTCGCTTTAATTGCGGCCGGCCAAAGTTCCACGCTTACCGGTACCCTGGCCGGACAAATAGTCATGGAAGGTTATTTAAACTTGCGCATTCAACCGTGGCTCCGGCGCATGATAACCCGTTTATTGGCCGTAGGTCCGGCTTTATTTGTGATTATTTATTTCGGGGAAGAATATACGAGTAAACTACTGGTATTGAGCCAGGTAATATTAAGTATGCAATTAGGCTTTGCCGTTATTCCGCTTATTCATTTTGTCAGCAACCGAAACGGAATGGGTGAATTTGTCATCGGAACCTGGATTAAGATCGGCGCCTGGCTAGCGGCTACGGTAATCATTCTTTTAAATATCAAATTGGTTTTTGAAGAAATTTCCGGCTGGCTGGCTACAGCTTCGCATCCAACGGTTATCTGGCTCACGGCAGTTCCTTTAGCTGTAGCTGCTTTATTTTTGCTTTTGTACATAACTTTTCAACCTTTGGTGGTAAATGCTTTACGACCGCATACGGTAGCGCCGCATCACCGGGCCGTAGAATACCAGCCGCTAGCCAAACCTATTTACTCGCGCATTGCCATTACCTTAGATTTTAGCGAAGTAGATAAACACGTCATAAACAATGCTCTGGCCATCGGCAACCAAGCGGCCGAATACGTCCTCATTCATATTGTAGAAACCGCTGGAGCTTTAGTTTGGGGCGAAGACATTGAAGATTTTGAAACCAGCTCCGACCAGAAAAACCTGGATCGTTACGCCAAAGACTTGCGCGAAAAAGGGTACCGGATTAAGGTAGAATTAGGATACGGCAACCCGAAGAAATGCATTCCGAAGATTGTAAAGAACTTTGACGCCGAATTATTGGTGATGGGGTCGCACGGCCACCGTTTAATGAAAGATTTAATTTTAGGCACTACCATCGACTCGGTCCGGCACTCCGTAAAAATTCCGGTTCTGGTGGTTTAA
- a CDS encoding thioredoxin family protein, translating into MPFARILSFLLLINLVFTFSTHAGNMSNPKPGKVKKATIQWLTFEEAVAKSKKEPRKIFIDVYTDWCGWCRKMEKSTFTDPTIADYVNKNFYAVRLDAEGETPITVNGKIYKYNEANRSHELAFALLQGQLSFPTTVYLDENLKMISPVPGYLDVKTFRNIITYFGENHYKKVTFAQFTSGQKPTGK; encoded by the coding sequence ATGCCCTTCGCCCGAATTCTGTCTTTTTTATTGCTGATTAACCTGGTGTTTACTTTTTCTACACATGCCGGTAATATGAGCAACCCTAAACCCGGTAAAGTTAAAAAAGCTACTATCCAGTGGCTTACCTTTGAAGAAGCCGTAGCTAAAAGCAAAAAAGAACCCCGTAAAATTTTTATTGACGTATACACCGACTGGTGCGGTTGGTGTAGAAAAATGGAAAAAAGTACCTTCACCGACCCAACGATTGCCGATTACGTGAATAAAAATTTTTATGCCGTACGTTTAGATGCCGAAGGAGAAACTCCCATCACGGTAAATGGCAAAATTTATAAATATAATGAGGCCAACCGTTCCCATGAGCTAGCCTTTGCTCTGCTGCAAGGACAATTAAGCTTTCCCACTACGGTGTACCTCGACGAAAATTTAAAAATGATTTCGCCGGTACCAGGCTACCTCGATGTAAAAACGTTTCGGAATATTATTACCTACTTTGGGGAAAACCATTACAAGAAAGTAACTTTCGCTCAATTTACGTCCGGACAAAAGCCAACCGGTAAATAA
- the mnmE gene encoding tRNA uridine-5-carboxymethylaminomethyl(34) synthesis GTPase MnmE has product MSTASYFSNKDTIVAVATAAGRGAIAVIRLSGPQAIIIAQSVFRGKDLRQQATHTIHFGTIRDGARLVDEVLISLFLAPHSYTKENVVEISCHGSDYIVQEIIKLLLKNGARLAQAGEFTKRAFLNGQFDLAQAEAVADLIAADSAKSHEVALKQMRGGFSAEIKALRGQLIHFASLIELELDFGEEDVAFADRSALENLIHELQRLIRNLLQSFALGNVIKNGVPTVIVGKPNAGKSTLLNVLLNEEKAIVSEIPGTTRDFIEDEISLEGITFRFIDTAGLRETQDKVEAIGVERSRQKIEEAALIIYLFDVNELSPAELGSELQALNTSGKPVLAVANKVDLARNLEPAAYETVVPVLYIAAADKVGIETLKQKLISTVNQGNLNTGSSTIVTNLRHYASLEQTNQALDAVLQGLAQGISGDFLAADIRRALYALGEITGEITTDDLLENIFSKFCIGK; this is encoded by the coding sequence TTGTCAACCGCATCCTATTTTTCTAATAAAGATACCATTGTAGCCGTAGCTACTGCTGCCGGAAGGGGAGCCATTGCTGTCATTCGTTTATCCGGACCGCAAGCCATTATAATTGCTCAATCCGTTTTCCGGGGCAAAGACTTACGCCAACAAGCTACTCACACCATACATTTTGGCACCATCCGCGATGGGGCCCGGTTAGTAGATGAAGTTTTAATTTCCTTGTTTTTAGCGCCTCACTCCTACACCAAAGAAAACGTGGTCGAAATTTCCTGTCATGGTTCCGACTATATCGTGCAGGAAATAATTAAGCTTTTACTAAAAAATGGTGCTCGCCTGGCCCAGGCCGGTGAATTTACCAAACGGGCTTTTTTAAACGGGCAGTTTGATTTAGCCCAGGCGGAAGCAGTAGCTGACTTGATTGCCGCCGACTCGGCGAAATCGCACGAAGTAGCTTTAAAACAAATGCGCGGCGGTTTTTCCGCCGAAATTAAAGCCCTTAGGGGGCAACTTATTCATTTTGCCTCTTTAATTGAGCTGGAACTGGATTTTGGCGAAGAAGACGTAGCGTTTGCCGATCGTTCGGCGCTTGAAAACCTGATTCACGAATTACAAAGGCTTATCCGTAACTTATTGCAATCTTTTGCTTTAGGCAATGTTATCAAGAACGGCGTCCCTACGGTTATTGTGGGCAAACCCAATGCCGGTAAATCTACTTTGCTCAACGTATTACTGAACGAAGAAAAAGCCATTGTTTCCGAAATACCAGGTACCACCCGGGATTTTATTGAAGATGAAATATCCCTTGAAGGCATTACCTTCCGGTTTATTGATACCGCCGGCCTGCGCGAAACTCAGGATAAAGTAGAAGCTATTGGGGTAGAACGCTCGCGCCAGAAAATAGAAGAAGCGGCTCTTATTATTTATTTGTTTGATGTTAATGAGCTATCCCCCGCGGAACTGGGTTCAGAACTACAAGCCTTAAATACTTCCGGCAAGCCCGTTTTAGCCGTAGCCAACAAAGTGGATTTGGCGCGTAATCTTGAACCAGCCGCTTACGAAACGGTAGTACCTGTGTTATATATTGCCGCCGCCGACAAAGTAGGTATTGAAACCCTTAAGCAAAAGTTAATTTCTACGGTAAACCAAGGTAACTTAAATACCGGTTCCAGCACCATTGTTACCAATCTTCGGCACTACGCCAGCTTAGAACAAACCAACCAAGCCCTCGATGCTGTTTTACAAGGCTTAGCTCAAGGTATCAGCGGTGATTTCCTAGCCGCCGATATCCGGCGCGCCTTATACGCCCTAGGTGAAATTACCGGTGAAATTACTACGGATGATTTGCTGGAAAATATTTTTAGTAAGTTTTGCATTGGAAAGTAA